The following proteins come from a genomic window of Chlamydiales bacterium:
- a CDS encoding ribonuclease R produces the protein MKKKSSILIGTIRVHPKGFGFLIPDDRSQSPNDIFIPRSAMKGAVDGDIVKIRVYTQSFSEKGPEGAIVKILKRGRTYLSGVIISIRQKEKIYAYIPLLGERERMRILPSKAHDLKVGDRIMIHVLVWGKGSKDNVGEISAYLGHISDPSCDIQSIIKDFELEDTFPLEALEEARGYGKNVTDEQILEREDLRKLDAFTIDPDGAKDFDDALSITKNKEGEYQLGVHIADVSYYVKSGTCLDQEAGKRCSSVYFPEKVLPMLPYELSSHLCSLKPKVNRLAVSVLMEFNPIGELKSYRITRSVIESKHRFTYKEAKEVLEGKRQNPFFRELQLMRDLHSHLKTLRLSRGSIDFALPDTAIQVNNKGMPTKIEIVDYDVTHQLVEEFMLKTNEIVATHLHQEGKPLTYRIHEEPNPENMKDFSFIAKQLGFCISEQPDGKEIQSLFDQIGTSPVGQFLAIQFIRTMKMASYSLDNIGHYGLGLEHYTHFTSPIRRYIDLVVHRLLFEKIDPEANYEKIAKTSSEKERLANRAENTIILLKKMRFLEKIQKDNPDKIYQAIVVIVKSFGFGFEVAELLLEGFIHEKCTLKIGEVIHLKVIKVNLIRQDIEWKRIKYETPS, from the coding sequence ATGAAAAAAAAATCTTCTATTTTGATTGGAACGATTCGTGTTCATCCAAAAGGATTTGGGTTTTTAATTCCTGATGATCGTTCTCAATCTCCTAATGACATTTTTATTCCACGCTCTGCAATGAAAGGAGCGGTCGATGGAGATATTGTGAAAATACGTGTTTATACACAGTCTTTTTCAGAAAAAGGTCCAGAAGGTGCAATAGTAAAAATCTTGAAACGAGGACGTACCTACCTCTCTGGGGTTATTATCTCGATTAGACAAAAAGAAAAAATTTATGCCTATATTCCCTTGTTAGGAGAAAGGGAACGTATGCGGATTTTACCTTCTAAAGCACATGATTTAAAAGTAGGTGATCGGATCATGATTCATGTCCTTGTGTGGGGGAAAGGATCAAAAGACAATGTGGGAGAAATATCCGCTTATCTTGGTCATATTTCCGATCCTTCATGTGACATTCAAAGTATTATTAAGGATTTTGAATTAGAAGATACATTCCCTCTTGAGGCTTTAGAAGAAGCAAGAGGTTATGGGAAAAATGTGACTGATGAACAGATCTTAGAACGCGAGGACTTAAGAAAACTCGATGCGTTTACTATTGATCCTGATGGAGCAAAAGACTTTGATGATGCACTTTCAATCACAAAAAACAAAGAAGGAGAGTATCAATTAGGCGTCCATATTGCTGATGTCTCTTACTATGTTAAATCGGGCACCTGCTTAGATCAAGAAGCAGGAAAAAGATGTAGCTCTGTCTATTTTCCTGAAAAAGTTCTCCCGATGCTTCCATATGAACTTTCAAGCCATCTTTGTAGCCTTAAACCTAAAGTCAATCGACTAGCCGTCTCAGTTTTGATGGAGTTTAATCCTATAGGAGAGCTAAAAAGTTATCGGATTACACGCAGTGTTATAGAGAGTAAACATCGTTTTACTTACAAAGAGGCAAAAGAAGTGCTAGAAGGGAAAAGACAAAATCCTTTCTTTAGAGAATTGCAGTTAATGAGGGATTTACATAGTCATCTGAAAACATTGCGATTGAGTAGAGGAAGTATAGACTTTGCTTTGCCTGATACAGCCATCCAAGTGAATAATAAGGGGATGCCGACCAAGATTGAAATAGTGGATTATGATGTAACCCATCAGCTGGTTGAAGAATTTATGCTCAAAACCAATGAAATCGTAGCCACTCATTTGCATCAAGAGGGAAAACCCCTTACCTATCGAATTCATGAAGAACCCAATCCAGAAAATATGAAAGATTTTTCCTTCATTGCAAAACAACTTGGTTTTTGCATTTCTGAACAACCTGATGGGAAAGAAATTCAATCCCTATTTGATCAGATAGGGACAAGTCCTGTGGGTCAATTTCTTGCAATACAGTTTATTCGCACTATGAAAATGGCTAGTTATTCATTAGATAACATTGGTCATTACGGACTAGGACTTGAACATTATACACATTTTACAAGCCCGATCCGCCGATATATTGACCTTGTTGTCCATCGTCTTCTATTTGAAAAGATAGATCCAGAAGCAAACTATGAAAAGATTGCCAAAACATCTTCAGAAAAGGAACGGCTTGCAAACAGAGCTGAAAATACCATTATTCTGTTAAAGAAAATGCGATTCCTTGAAAAGATCCAAAAAGACAATCCAGATAAAATTTATCAAGCTATTGTCGTGATTGTTAAGTCTTTTGGATTTGGGTTTGAAGTAGCTGAACTCCTTTTAGAAGGATTCATTCATGAAAAATGTACTCTGAAAATAGGTGAGGTTATTCATCTTAAAGTGATAAAAGTGAACTTGATCAGGCAAGATATCGAATGGAAACGCATCAAATATGAAACTCCCTCTTAA